In one Terriglobia bacterium genomic region, the following are encoded:
- a CDS encoding HEAT repeat domain-containing protein produces MKCKTFLIAAVLFASAVAYAQQTPPVPSNSLLPAMGPTDNPREDQLYKAGSDQLNQSDWQHAVDTFTQLADLKGDRADAGLYWKAYALNKLARRSDALKVIADLRRLYARSTWLKDAGALEVEIRQASGQPANPEKEQDEDLKLLALNGLMNSDSERAIPMLAEFLKANHSMRLKDRALFVLAQSDSPKAQDIVKKVAQGQSGPDLQVKAIHQLGITDAKEDIPVLQGIYNSASDPKVKRAVLQAFMTSDAKESVLAVLRSEKDPELRRSAIHQLGAMDAHSELRQLYQSTTSSDDKESLIQALAICDDVDTIAQIARAPGLRVLFFSFD; encoded by the coding sequence ATGAAGTGCAAGACGTTTCTTATTGCAGCAGTCTTATTCGCTTCCGCTGTGGCGTATGCGCAGCAGACGCCGCCCGTGCCGTCCAACTCGCTGCTTCCCGCCATGGGTCCCACCGACAACCCGCGCGAGGACCAGCTTTACAAGGCGGGCAGCGACCAGCTTAACCAGAGCGATTGGCAGCACGCGGTCGACACTTTCACCCAGCTCGCCGACCTGAAGGGCGATCGTGCTGACGCCGGGCTCTACTGGAAGGCCTATGCGCTAAACAAGCTGGCGCGCCGTTCCGACGCTTTGAAGGTCATCGCCGACCTGCGACGCCTGTACGCGCGCAGCACCTGGCTCAAGGATGCCGGGGCCCTGGAGGTCGAAATCCGTCAGGCCAGCGGCCAGCCTGCCAATCCCGAGAAGGAGCAGGATGAGGACCTGAAGCTGCTGGCACTAAACGGCCTGATGAACTCCGACTCCGAGCGCGCCATCCCTATGCTCGCGGAGTTTCTCAAGGCCAATCACTCCATGCGGCTGAAGGACCGGGCACTGTTTGTCCTCGCCCAGAGCGATTCTCCCAAGGCGCAGGACATCGTAAAGAAGGTCGCCCAAGGGCAGTCCGGACCGGACTTGCAGGTCAAGGCCATCCACCAGCTTGGCATTACCGACGCCAAGGAGGACATCCCGGTTCTGCAGGGGATCTACAACAGCGCATCTGACCCCAAGGTGAAGAGAGCGGTCCTGCAGGCGTTCATGACCTCCGATGCGAAGGAGAGCGTCCTGGCAGTCCTGCGCTCGGAGAAAGATCCTGAATTGCGGCGCTCCGCCATCCACCAGCTTGGCGCCATGGACGCGCACAGCGAACTAAGACAGCTCTACCAGAGCACCACTTCATCCGATGACAAGGAGAGCCTCATCCAGGCCCTGGCCATCTGTGACGACGTGGATACCATCGCGCAAATTGCCCGCGCTCCCGGCTTGCGTGTGTTATTTTTTTCATTCGATTAA